In Panthera tigris isolate Pti1 chromosome B1, P.tigris_Pti1_mat1.1, whole genome shotgun sequence, the sequence GCTTTTGCAGCTGGAAGCCAAGCGGCAAGAGCTGAACAGTGAAATTGCCAAGCTGAATCTGAAGATTGAAGCCTGTAAGAAGAGCATTGAGAATGCCAAGCAGGACTTGCTTCAGCTCAAGAATGTCATTAGCCAGACTGAGCATTCTTACAAAGAGCTGATGGCTCAAAATCAGCCCAAACTTTCTTTGCCTATCCGATTGCTTCCAGAGAAGGATGATGCCGGTCTTCCTCCCCCAAAGGTCATACGGGGATGCCGGCTGCACAATTGTTTCGATTATTCTCGCTGTCCTCTCACCTCTGGTTTTCCAGTCTATGTGTATGACAGTGACCAGTTTGCCTTTGGCAGCTACCTGGATCCTTTGGTCAAGCAGGCTTTTCAGGCTACAGCACGAGCCAGCGTTTATGTTACAGAAAATGCGGACATTGCCTGCCTTTATGTGATATTAGTGGGAGAAATACAGGAGCCAGTAGTACTTCGGCCTGCTGAACTTGAGAAGCAGCTCTATTCTCTACCACATTGGCGGACAGATGGACACAACCATGTCATCATCAATCTGTCGCGGAAGTCAGATACACAGAATTTACTATATAATGTCAGTACAGGCCGGGCCATGGTGGCCCAGTCTACTTTCTATGCTGCCCAGTACAGACCTGGATTTGACTTGGTAGTGTCACCACTAGTCCATGCCATGTCAGAGCCCAACTTCATGGAAATCCCACCACAGGTGCCAGTTAAGCGGAAATATCTTTTCACCTTCCAGGGTGAGAAGATTGAATCACTGAGATCCAGCCTTCAGGAGGCCCGCTCCTTTGAAGAAGAAATGGAGGGTGACCCTCCAGCCGACTATGATGATCGTATCATTGCCACCTTAAAGGCTGTACAGGACAGCAAGCTAGATCAGGTCCTGGTAGAATTTACCTGCAAAAACCAGCCTAAACCCAGTCTGCCTACTGAGTGGGCACTGTGTGGGGAGCGTGAGGACCGCTTAGAATTACTGAAGCTTTCCACCTTTGCCCTCATTATCACTCCTGGGGACCCTCACTTGGTTATTTCATCTGGGTGTGCAACACGGCTCTTTGAAGCCCTGGAAGTTGGTGCTGTCCCAGTTGTGCTGGGGGAGCAAGTCCAGCTTCCCTACCAGGACATGCTGCAGTGGAATGAGGCAGCCCTGGTGGTGCCCAAGCCACGTGTTACCGAGGTTCATTTTCTGTTACGAAGCCTCTCAGATAGTGATCTGCTGGCGATGAGGCGGCAAGGCCGCTTTCTCTGGGAGACGTACTTCTCAACCGCTGACAGTATTTTTAATACCGTGCTGGCTATGATTAGGACTCGCATACAGATCCCAGCTGCTCCCATCCGGGAAGAGGCGGCAGCTGAGATCCCCCATCGTTCAGGCAAGGCGGCTGGAACGGACCCTAACATGGCCGACAATGGGGATCTGGACCTGGGGCCAGTGGAAACGGAGCCGCCTTATGCCTCACCCAAATACCTCCGCAACTTTACTTTGACTGTCACTGATTTTTACCGCAGCTGGAACTCTGCTCCAGGGCCTTTCCATCTGTTCCCCCACACACCCTTTGACCCTGTATTGCCCTCAGAGGCCAAATTCTTGGGCTCAGGGACTGGATTTCGGCCTATTGGTGGTGGAGCTGGGGGTTCTGGCAAGGAGTTTCAGGCGGCACTTGGAGGCAACGTTCCACGAGAGCAGTTCACGGTGGTGATGTTGACTTATGAGAGGGAGGAAGTGCTTATGAACTCTTTAGAGAGACTGAATGGCCTCCCTTACCTGAACAAGGTCGTGGTGGTATGGAATTCTCCCAAGCTACCGTCAGAGGACCTTCTGTGGCCCGACATTGGCGTCCCTATTATGGTAATAGAAAAAAGCAGTTTGTTTTACTGCATGAGATAGCATTTTACTCCTTAatcctttttccaaatatatataaagtgtatCTTTATAGATACACTTTTTCCCCCCCATACAGATTTCCTTTCCCCATGGAATTTCTGCTTGCTTCTTTTTTAGTCCTTTCAGGCCTTGCCAGTTCCATTTCTGCTACTCACTTCCTCTAAATCTCCTAAGACTCTCCAAAACTGAAATCCATACTGGCCTCATGAAGGTTTACAAAAGCCCTTCAGTTACCCCATTGATGTTTTCTGTGTCATAACAAACATGTTGATGAGAATGATGATGACAGAGCTATTAGTAAGCACCTGTGATTTCAGGGTTTATAGAATTTAGGATTTATAGAACTTACATTATTATGGTCTCTTCACTTTATATCTATGGAAACTAAGGCTTCGAGAGATTAACTGTTCTGCCCAAGGTCATGATTAATAAAGGACAAGCTGAGCTTTAGTGTCTGATTCCAGAAGCTGCATTTTTAATCACCTCCCTGTTTTAGCAGGAAGACCCATTTCTTTATCAGGATATTACAGAAGTCTTTTGAAGGATTAGAGTTGGGGGTTTGAAATATTTGGGAGTTGGAGATCCTGCACCTTTTCTATGGTCTCTTACAGGTTCTTTCTCAGATTCTTTACTTTATCTGTTGACTTGGATGCTGtattttacaggaaaaataatCTGTTATGTAGAATAGGGCTTTAGTTCTGAGTACTTTGTTTATCCACCTTCTGACATAAATTTGGCCTTAGCAGATTACCCATTTATCTTAAATGTGAGGCCTTAGAGCAAGTCATAAGCAAACAAAGTTCCAACCACTTACCCCGTGGCATAGACTTTCCAGAAAAAGGTAGCAAAGATAGGCAAAAGTTCTGGTGGGCCATCCATTGCCAAAAGCTTGCTTAAGAAAATTAGTGTAATTTTTAGGAAGAACTTGTCTGAAGGGGAATGTTTGGACTAGACCAgtgttttgaaaatttatatcAAGAAACTAATTCATGTGAAGTATTTTCTAAGCAGCAGCATGGTATAATGTTAGGGCAGTATGAGTTTTGGATTAATATAGACCTGGGATTAAGTAGTCCTTTTGGATCTTTGATGAGTTAATTAACTTCTTTGACTTATGggttaaacagaaaaataaaataatacaagtaaGGAATCTAGAAAGGTGCCTAATAATTTTTTGATTCCTACTTACCCTTTCATGTCCAAGAAGATGGGAGGCAGTATGGATATCTGTCTATGTTGTGGACAGGGTTAACTCACTTCACTGATAAAGGCTTCTTGTATCCTCTGCATAACAGCTCTTATTACTTGCTTTCTCCTGTACAAAtctttaaaattgtctttcttaTTACTGCTGCTATGTGCTTACCACCACtgctcatcttttcttttcttttatttagttgAATTTATACTCTGAGGCTCTTCAGAGACTGTGTAGTGTTCTAAAAACTTTTGATCCCAGAATTTATCTTGTATATTAAGAAAAGTGTTATAAATAGGGAGATTTCTTTATaagatttctttccaaataaatttcacttttttctttctcagttacaGCTTCTTAAatgtcattgaaattaaaaagaaaaaagcgtTTGTTCTGTGAAAGGTGGATGCTGCTCAAATAGAATAATAAAGCAgccttggttttccttttttcctgagttttcttTGAATTTGATAGGGATGTAGAGAAGCTGGTGCCACCCTGTTAACAATGACTGAAATTAGTTAGAGAACTTACCAGAACTAATCCTCTCTTTTAGCTCTGGTGGGAAATAAGTACTCCTCTTTGATTACTGGGCAGCTCATTGCAATAATACAATGCCTAGTTGGAAAGTGCCAGAAACTTTCCAAATGGGGGGCCATTCTGAATAGCTTGCCCATACTCATGATACCAGTTTTTTTCCTAGTTCTtctgaaaaagaggaaacatttttaagcTGGAGAATTCACTgtattctctaaatattttgcCTGTTCTTTCTGTTTAAGAGAGGCAGGTTTTTTGGGGGGCAGTGGTTGAATTGCTGACCTCTTGGGCACAGAGCCAACACTACCAGGTATCAATACTAGGAGGGactctcagctctctctctcccctgtggaGAAATGGCACCGTTATGAGACGTTGAGAGTAGTTTTCCTACCCAGGATGCAGATGTACCCAATTCATTATGTTATAATTAACGGGTCTTTATAAAATTAGCAGTAGGGTGGTTCCCAGGCAATCTGTCAGATTCCAATCCTTAAGGGAAAATGATTTCAAATCAGCATATTTGAATTAATCTAGGAACCCACACATATCATTTCAGAAATTGAGGGGCAATTTGTGCTTCCCTTGTGCTCAGGTTCTCACCTAAGCATTAGGcataaatggtaaatatttgtgGGCTATGAAATGTATTGAGCACTAGGTTTTTGAGTAGAGAGGGATTGTCTTAGGGGTGCCTTCTGGGATTTGTCAAATTCCTCATACTTGTCTATTATTTAGATGACAAAGGGGAAACTACATTGGATCCGGCTTAAAGCAAATGTGATGTTTACCACCATCCTTTGACACTCTTGCCCCAAAAGATTTAATTCTCTTCAGTTCAAATGGGAAAGGGCCTGGGCAAGGTGACTAGACTCCACCCAGAGAGATGGGGCAAGTGCCACTAGTTGAAGTAGCTGATTCGTCAGAATGGGGCGGGGCTGCTGAacagaggtggtggtggtgggtgacTGCTCTGTCTCTTGCCTGTTTTGTAAACAGTTGAATCAGGTTCATTAGCTCTGGGAGCTTAATAACTAAGAATGTCTAATGGAAGTGGAGagtagtattaatttttttttaaaattttagagagagagagggagtgcaagtgggagagaatggcagagggagagagagagaatctcaagcaggctccacactgagtgcagagcccgatgtagggctcagtctcaggaactgtgagaacatgacctgagccaaaatcaagtctgacACTCAATGGACCcagacatccaggtgccctgtgtgGGGAATAAGTATTATGTCAAAGGATTTGAAAGCTAGTCCTTTGAGAAAAACTCCCTACTGGGTTGGGGACCACCACTTTCATGCGTCTTAAAGATGTTCCACTGTTTTCAGGTCTCCCTTGTTTCTGATGGTATGTCAGTGgtcttcaaatttttgttttcctatatgGAACATGttcttttcctctggctgctttcaagacttTATATTTAGTTTTCAGTGCTTTGAGTATGATATGCCTTGGCATGGTTTTCTTCTATTTGTGTTCTGACTGGGGTTCACTAAGCTTCTTAAAtctgtcaatttattttttcttcatatattggaaaatttTTATGTCATTATCTATTTAGGTATATTTCTCTGCCccattcttttcctcctctcctttgggggcttcattatatgtatattagacatttaaaaatatttatttattttgagagagtgagagagcatgcatacgcatgctggggagaggcagagggagggagggagggagggagagaggggaaggagggagggagggagggagggagagagagagagagagagagagagagagagagagaatgagaatgagaatgagaatgagaatgagaatgagaatgagaatgagaatgagaatgagaatgaatgaatcccaagcaggctttgcactgtcggtgcagagtctgatgtggggcttgatctcatgaattatgagatgataacctgaactgaaatcaagagtcagatgttcaatcgactgagccacccagatgccctgtgaATATTAGACATTTTGATTCCATCCCACAGTTCTTAGTgtctctattcattttttttaatctttttttctgttctgcaaTTTTGATAATTTCTCTTGATTTATCATCATGTTCACAAACTTTTGTGTCATCTCTACACTTAAGCTCATCCAGTCAattttaaattgcaaatattatattttccagTTCCAGAATAtccatgtttttaaagtaatagttTCCGTTTCCCTGATGagatttcctccctttttttttttttccattctgagtACATTTTATTGAGCATAGTTATAATAGCTACTTTAACACCTTTGCTGATTCCAACATTTGGGGTtttgctttcattgatttttcttttttcttgaaggtCATGTTTTTCTGGTTCTTGGTACATCGCACAGTTTTGTATTAAACTCTGTACATTGTGAATATTACATTGTGAagactggattttgttttatttctctgtgaagTATTGATACTTTAGTTTTCACAAGCAGTTTATTTGGTTGGACTCAAATGGCAAGTTCCGTCTCTTGAGTGAGTGGCAACTCAAATGTTAGTtcaatctttttatcttttattagtcTGCTTACAGATAGTACcaagcatgcatgcatgcttgGCCATGGTAAGGATTCTAGATTTTATTAGAAGTATGTTAGGAtgccattggagggttttgaggAAAGGGTAATATGTGTTGGACTATGGGGAAAAGAGCAGAAGAAACAGTTCAGAGGCTATTATTGCAGGAGCCTAGGTGAGGGGTGTTGTAAACTTGGACCAGAGCAGCAGTGGTAGAGAGGGTCAGCTAAGCATATCACATCTCCCTACTAGAATCCAAGGTCTCTGTGGAAGTGTTAAGACCAGAATGTGCccatttttccaaatgaaaactaTATAGAGAGATACGAGATTGTTTTTCACTGccattttccctccctcccagcccttaATAGTAAAACTGTAAAAGGAGAACCCCATTTTGGAAACCTAATGTCATGCCAGAGTAGTTATTGTCATGTCAGTCATCATGGTCAACTAAGGGAACAAGAAGGAAGACTAGAAGAGAACTCAGTGTCATTAATAATCAGGCTTGGACTTCTGCCAGTCAGGCTCTTAAAGGCTTTACTTCTGGCTAGACCTCAGGCAACAGTAGAGATAATAATAAAGGCTATTCCTTATAAAGTTGATACACATTGTTTTTTTATCTGTGTCCACTCTCCTTTAAGAAATATTACttgaggggtgcctcagtggctcagttggttgattttagctcaggtcttgatcttagggttgtaaggtcaagccctgagttgggctctgcaagtaatatatatgttacatgAATAGATCAGAtgatattttcctaaaatgtgaTTTCTAAGCAAAACTAACAGGAAAAATCTTGTCCAGTTTTTCTAGGTCTAAGATTGTACAAAGTCTGGTAGACTTCACTAGGTTTAGCatctctggtttttttctttgacattatTTACTAACTTGGTGATTATAGCTATGGCTCTCGTTTTTCTGTTTGAGAAGAGGCTACGTGGCTGTGAAGGAGAATTCTATAAAACAGAGCTACCAGAAATCAGAAATTAtagcaaaaattataaatgtgtaataTAAAGGAATTGCTGAAAAATCATGTTGCATAAATGATTTCTTAATTGCTACAAATCAATTCTTTAGGGAATGTCTCCTCCTCTTAGTCTATTTGTACTCTTTACTAATTCAAAGTAAGGAATCTGAGACTGAGAGAATTTTGTTTTGGGTCACTCAACCAATTAATACCCAAATTAGAACTTAGGTCTTAGGACTTCTGACCATGGTCagtgcatgtttttcttttttaccaaatCTAAATTTCTTGAAAAGGCACAGCTtacatgcataaataaaatgtttacaaagtaaAATAGGAGGAGATTGTATTAATCTTATGTGATAATAATTGCTAACAAGTTTTGAGCATTTTCTATGTGCTCGGTCAGCACTGTGTTGTCCTCTTGATATGCATTCTCttgtttaaaaactatttatgtattttgagagaaagcaagagagcgTGGGCacatgagcggtggaggggcagagagccagggagagagagaattgcaagcaggctttgcactgtcagcgtggagcccgactcagggctccataCCAAGAACCCGTGaaattacgacctgagccaaaatcaagagttggacacttagctgactgagccacccagacacccctgcatTCTCTCATTTGATGGTGAACCTCTAACCTATGCTATTTGACCTACAGTTTTATAGGGATCATGTACAACTTCTTTTATGAGTTAAAACAGACTTATCTCATAACCTAAAATATAACCTAAAATCAAAacctaaattgttttttaatactgCATCAGACCCAAATTTAAAGTAAGTTATAAATAGAAAAGTAGTTCACTGTGTTCACCTTCttattcctttccctttcttttcattaCCTAACTTTCCCTACtgcttaatgtttattgaatgaatgagtcccttgaaaaatcaagatattttaatgctgcttggtctctctctgttgATTATCTCTCCACCCTAGTCACCTCAAGCTGTTTCACATGGGTCCTTGTCTCAAAAGCAGGTATACAGGACTATGAGCTTCCTTTTATACCTCATTTTCTTAATTCCTGAGCTCTGTGATGggttacttctttttaaaactttttaaatttttaaaatatatttttaatgtctatttttgagagagtagagcggggtcggggcagagagagagggagacacagaatctgaagcaggttccgggctctgagccatcagcacagagcccggcacggggtttgaacccgtgaagtgtgagatcatgacctgagctgcagtcggaaactcaactgactgagccccccaggcgtcctgGGTTACTTTTTTAAGTTAGAGGAAAGGGGAGGATGGAGGACAAAAGCTAATTGCTGTTTACCTTATTGTCTGTATGGTGACTTGACATAAGGCTCATTTTCAGAAATGGATTCATTACAGAAGTGTatcacacatgtgtatgtgttgtTTGAGACTGGAGACTGTTGACTTTGGCTAGGCAAAATtttaaggagagaaaggagaacattttaaatgtatttaaattgcTGAATTTAATAGGTGGCATTATGTGTTTGTATGGTGCTTTatattttccacatatattttctaattttattacttGTCAAGTATGTTTTACCTTTTTGTGTTCCCTGTTCTTGGTCTACTTTATGACTTGGGTTCATACACTTAATTTCTTCATGCCCTGTTTTTCTTGCTTCCCAACTTCAAAGACCTGCCTATGGCTAGTTGTGAGCTGCTTTTATAAAAGATTCCATATTTAGGTAGTTCTTCCATTTGAATCCAAATTCCTCTGCTGCACTTCAGCAACTGTCACTTACCAAATTGTAGAAATGTTCGATTGTTGCTTGTTAATAGCAATAACTACTTACATTTCCATCCCTTACATATTAAGAGATATTGGCTATCTATTAATTGGGGATCTAATTTATGATagctaattaaatatttatgatgtAAATTGATACTTTCCTAATTAATGTGAATTTGCTGATTTCTGCCAGGATTTAGAAGCCAAATACCTTATTAGCATACTAGGAGAAAGGATCTTTGTAGAGTAGTAGCTCTTTATCATTCATAAATTCCAGAATTCCTCAAGAACCAACTTAAATGTTATGTGAGGTTACTAATTATTTTTTGATCATGCATGTACTTGCATACATTTGCATACAGTAGGACTCCAGGCCATGACTGCTGTATTGTTCCATTGTGATGGGAAGAAACGTGCAGTGAGTGGAAGTCTAGGCTTTTATGAATGATGGTAGAACTAGTCAGCAGGAGAACTCATGTAGCTTCCCCAGGAAGCATTGttcatgaaacaaacaaaaaatgaatgttGGCGTGCATGGCTCCTGACTTGGCAGTTGTAGGTTGATGGATTGTTTTGCTCTGGAATACTAGATTAAATGCTAGGAGGTTTTAGTATGTAGAATGTTATAGTTTTGATACATAAAGTTATCAAGTCTTCATTCCATATTCTGAAAATAGAATGGACAGGGCTAAAGTAGGGTTTATTTCCTAGTCGTTTGgttatttgctcatttataagatgtgttgaacacctactgtatgccaggcacatTGCTCGGTACATTCTGGTCAGTGTCATAACCAGTAATTGACTTAGTAACTTGAGGGTCAGTTTTCATGTCCACGAGTTACCAAGGTATAATCATTAGGCATGAGAAAATAGCCAGTGTTGAAGAAGCAGGAgctgttttttagttttaaaaacaaaacaaaacaatgtcaaCAAAAATGAGCAACATGACTTACTACTCTGGTTGACTCATTTCTATCCTTTTCGATCTGCCGTTTCTCAAAAATCTTAGATGCCAATGCTGATCTGATGGATGTCTGCATTACAGATATTTAAGTTTTTTAGTCCTTATGTTTTTGGTTCCAGAATTGATAACAGTAGGTTTGCTGAGCAAAATTTTGTCTAGCTATTAAGCAGTATAACTTTGAAGCAAAACTGTTAGAAGAAAGCTTTTACTCTTTCCTCCTAgttaattttagtttatatttgcAATGTCTGTAAGTGCAGAAATCTCCTTTTGGTTGTAAGGAAAAGGTAAATTGTTCTTAAATAATGAACTGTATGTGCTGTACTGTCTTCTGAATGTTGACTCTAAATCAGAGTATCTCCTCAGTGGCACTAATGACATGtagggctggataattctttgctcTGGGTGGTTGTCCCGTGCTTTGGagtatttagcagcatccctggcctctgctgaCTAGATATGAGTAGCTCACCCCGTTCCACTACCAGTTAATGACAACCAAGACTGTCCAGTgtcattgttttatatgtttcttGGGCAGAATTGCTCATAGTTAAGAATCACTGCTGTAAATTCTTAAAGCAGACTTTTTGACCACAATTGTTTGTGAGCCAACCAGAAATAAGCTGCTGCAGTTCATGATGCTGTGTTTCTGTGAATCCTCAAATCTTTCCTTTCATTCTGATGGCTGTTGCGTCAGTTCCCTAATCCTGAAAATCTTGCTGCCATCCAGCCCAGAGGGGTTGTGCCAGGATGAGCAAAGGTAGTATGTATACTATATTTCTGGAATCCACAGTAGTTGTTTGTAATGGACTTGCCTCTTACTGGACTTTAATAAACTTGCTAAAAAATACAGATGTGAAATCTAGGCTAAAACACATTTGGTATTAGATCTTCAGTTCTAAGTCTTCCAGAAGACAAGCAGGTCCTCTTGATTTGGTTTATTTTGTAAATTGGACAAAAATTTTGGATGTGCTCTAGGCATCAAATCGTGACTATTttagtttgtgttgtttttagaGTGAATGAGGTTGTTTATAAGATGGTCACGTTTGGCTGATGAATAAGTTCCATTTTTGCACACAGTATGGGGCTGTATTTAGGAGAGAGGTTCCTCACTTACCTTTGCACAAGTAAGTGGTGGAGTGGGAATGTGAACTcaggcttttcttttaaaaaaaaaaattgtctctattttcttttctttctttcccccctccccctttttagaaggagagtgtgtgagctgatgagagggtcagagggggagagagagagagagagagagaatatgaatatgaatatgaatctTGGtctggagcctgacacaggccttgatcccatgaccctagggtCATAActgagagtcggacactcaaccaaatgagccatctaggcgcccccaGGCTTTTTTGATGGACTCCAAAACCATGCTTTTCCTCTACCAACCCTCTCAAAATTTAATGTGcataggaatcacctggggattttGCAGGTTTCTGACTTGGTAGGCTTGGGGTAGGCCTGTGTTTCAAGAGAGCCCTAGGGGAGGCCCGTGTTGGTGGTGTTTGGCTTACACTTTACTAAAGTTCTGTGCTGTGTTCTTGGATTGCTAATTTTGCTGTAGATAATCTTCCTAGTGTCTAACCTGTAAAACTGATAATCTACAGTTGAATATTCAAGAATTGagtatgttttcttcattttaagcTGTGTGTATTTGCTGCTAGAATTGAGGGGGAGCTTTGTCCACCTGAGCTGCCAGAATTGCAGTTCTGTATTAAGTGGATGCTAGGTGTGTTAGGAAAGTAAAATGAATGACCAAGAGTGGTTTGTTGGGGGTGGTTGAGCAAACAGCTGCCATAGTGCATTGATTCTAAGGTGGacgttattttatattttaacatctctgaaattgggTGTGTCTTAAGATAGATGGCATTTTGTGTTTGCTGAGGTTGGCATTTGGCTCCTGCTACTTCTGACCATTTCCCTGCTCCCTGGGGATGGAGCCCAGCAGCTACTGTGGTGAGTAGTTGGtcatctccccctccctgctcatctTTACTGCAACCCAGACCTCAGTGCTTTGTTCTGCAACTGCTGACTCTGAGCTTGGGAGACCTGGGCTTGCTTCCAGGGACTTTTTATATGGCCAAACGTGCTGCAGGGCAAGGGGGATTTCTGTGTCTATTCCTTGGCTCTGACATCTGTTTTCTGTAGTAGCAAATCTGATTATAGATTATAGATCCTTTCTTGTCTTGACTTGGGAGGAACACCTCTGGGGCTGAGGCAAagtcttttaagactttttaaagctCTTTAGTAAAGTAAACATTCTAAGTGATGTTTGGTTTGATGAGATTGATAAATTTAATGTAAGTTTAGCAGAAAAAGACTGATTTGGAGTTAGAAGGCACCAATTAGTgtctagctctgccacttgccatTTGTCCATGTACACGGTGAGAGTTGGCCATATGATCTGTAAGGCCTTTTGATCTCTGAACTAATTGGATTCTAAGTATGTTAGAATGCATTAGTTGAAGTATGAGGACTCTGCTCTAAGAACATAGAagtgattggggcgcctggatggctcagtcggttaagcatccgacttcagctcaggtcacgatctcgcggtccgtgagttcgagccccgcgtcaggctctgggctgatggctcagagcctggagcctgcttccgattctgtgtctccctctctctctgcccctcccctgttcatgctctgtctctctctgtctcaaaaataaataaaaccttaaaaaattaaaaaaaaaaaagaacatagaagtGATTAATTTTGACAAGGGTGTAAGTTGACAGGAGGCATGTGAGCTGGGTCTCCAGGGAGAGAATGATTTTggtagaagaagaggagaaagagtatTTTAAGCTATGGAGACAGTATTTGTGAGATCACAGGAGTACCTTTGAAAGCATTCATGAAGTTTTAGACCATGGATATAATTCCATTCATCAAGCTAGGTAGAGCTTATTCTCAGTACAAgtaaaagtttctgttgaaagtAAGATgaccctctctgtctttctaaaaagatgattcctcagaaagttccctttgtttctggtttttgagAATAAATTGATAGTTTCCCATTAGGTGGATTAATTAGATATaggtacaataaaaataaaatgagctattAAAGTACTGAGTATGGTCATCTTCATATTGGGCAAGGTGAATAACAAAGCTACCACCTACATTGTTAGTAAACTGTGCTTATCTAAGATGTCtaagtaaaacattttctttgtaatgtAATTCTGTTTGGGCACTAATCtttgttttatgaagaaaatactgCTTTGCATATATGGGTCACTTTGGATAGAGAATCTTTGAATTGGGATTTGCTGTAAGTTAACACAGCTGTTAATTTTGCTGAGTTAGGTACCCCTTGAAAGAAAAAGCATCTGTATGTGTAGTCAGTGGGAATTGCAAAGGTGAGGTAATTAACCTCAACTGGATGGGCTCTCCTTTTTTAGGCATCAGAAATGACACAAACTCAAGGGATTTCTGAGTTGGGCTTTAAAATTTATGAGTAAGCCTGGGGATTTCAGAGCTGGGAATTATAATCTCAGTTCTACTCTGCCACCTTGTGTTCTCTTGGgagagttattttta encodes:
- the EXTL3 gene encoding exostosin-like 3 codes for the protein MTGYTMLRNGGVGNGGQTCMLRWSNRIRLTWLSFTLFIILVFFPLIAHYYLTTLDEADEAGKRIFGPRAGNELCEVKHVLDLCRIRESVSEELLQLEAKRQELNSEIAKLNLKIEACKKSIENAKQDLLQLKNVISQTEHSYKELMAQNQPKLSLPIRLLPEKDDAGLPPPKVIRGCRLHNCFDYSRCPLTSGFPVYVYDSDQFAFGSYLDPLVKQAFQATARASVYVTENADIACLYVILVGEIQEPVVLRPAELEKQLYSLPHWRTDGHNHVIINLSRKSDTQNLLYNVSTGRAMVAQSTFYAAQYRPGFDLVVSPLVHAMSEPNFMEIPPQVPVKRKYLFTFQGEKIESLRSSLQEARSFEEEMEGDPPADYDDRIIATLKAVQDSKLDQVLVEFTCKNQPKPSLPTEWALCGEREDRLELLKLSTFALIITPGDPHLVISSGCATRLFEALEVGAVPVVLGEQVQLPYQDMLQWNEAALVVPKPRVTEVHFLLRSLSDSDLLAMRRQGRFLWETYFSTADSIFNTVLAMIRTRIQIPAAPIREEAAAEIPHRSGKAAGTDPNMADNGDLDLGPVETEPPYASPKYLRNFTLTVTDFYRSWNSAPGPFHLFPHTPFDPVLPSEAKFLGSGTGFRPIGGGAGGSGKEFQAALGGNVPREQFTVVMLTYEREEVLMNSLERLNGLPYLNKVVVVWNSPKLPSEDLLWPDIGVPIMVVRTEKNSLNNRFLPWNEIETEAILSIDDDAHLRHDEIMFGFRVWREARDRIVGFPGRYHAWDIPHQSWLYNSNYSCELSMVLTGAAFFHKYYAYLYSYVMPQAIRDMVDEYINCEDIAMNFLVSHITRKPPIKVTSRWTFRCPGCPQALSHDDSHFHERHKCINFFVKVYGYMPLLYTQFRVDSVLFKTRLPHDKTKCFKFI